The Buchnera aphidicola (Cinara curtihirsuta) genome includes a region encoding these proteins:
- the hisIE gene encoding bifunctional phosphoribosyl-AMP cyclohydrolase/phosphoribosyl-ATP diphosphatase HisIE, producing MLTSKNIKHLNWKKLDNMIPAIAQHYISGEILMFGYMNQEALNNTIKKRLFTLFSRKKNRLWVKGEFSKNFLYVKKITTDCDYDVILVKVKPSGNTCHLNRFSCFKSSKPIYSFLLKLQSVIKSRKKEYSKKSYISNLFSLGKNRIAQKVGEESIEVIIAFLENNSINIINESSDLLFHLLILLQFVNIDFKSIILNLKDRSYK from the coding sequence ATGTTAACTAGTAAAAACATAAAACATTTAAATTGGAAAAAATTAGATAATATGATTCCGGCTATTGCTCAACATTATATTTCAGGAGAAATATTAATGTTTGGATATATGAATCAAGAAGCATTGAATAATACAATTAAAAAAAGATTATTTACCTTGTTTTCTCGTAAAAAAAATAGATTATGGGTAAAAGGAGAATTTTCTAAAAATTTTTTATATGTAAAAAAAATTACAACTGATTGTGATTATGATGTTATCCTAGTTAAGGTAAAACCATCTGGAAATACATGTCATTTAAATAGATTTAGTTGTTTTAAATCTTCTAAACCAATTTATTCTTTTTTATTAAAATTACAAAGTGTAATTAAATCAAGAAAAAAAGAATATTCTAAAAAATCTTATATTAGTAATCTTTTTTCTTTAGGTAAAAATAGAATTGCACAAAAAGTAGGGGAAGAGTCTATAGAAGTTATTATAGCTTTTTTAGAAAATAATTCGATTAATATAATTAATGAATCATCTGATTTATTATTTCATTTATTAATTTTATTACAGTTTGTTAATATAGATTTTAAATCAATTATTTTAAATTTAAAAGATCGTTCTTATAAATAA
- the gnd gene encoding decarboxylating NADP(+)-dependent phosphogluconate dehydrogenase gives MLNNDIGIIGMGVMGKNLAFNIARNGYSVSVFNRSHNETMKFLFKNSIDLLFPFSDLEKFINSLNKPRCILLMIQSGSPVDKIINILLSYLDSGDLIIDGGNSFYKDTIKRFNFLQKKSIQFLGVGISGGELGALQGPSIMPGGNIESYKLIAPIFKKISAKYDQEDCVKYIGPNGSGHYVKMVHNGIEYSDMQLIAETYSLLKNLVGMNNIDLSYTFKKWNEGELCSYLIEITGNILCKKDTDGNFIIDSILDMASGKGTGAWTANSALKLQIPCSIVTESVFSRYLSVLKANRMIASTILSGPKVSLNSNFNKEIFIEDIRKALYLSKIISYAQGFFLMKKASEHYVWNLQFSDIAKIFRSGCIIRANFLNDIVTAFSENNNLIDLLFTPIFQDIINLYQLSLRTVVTEAINNGISVPVFSNILSYYDAYRTVNSSANLIQAQRDYFGSHTYNRIDQSGSFHTNWLE, from the coding sequence ATGTTGAATAATGATATAGGAATTATAGGAATGGGTGTTATGGGAAAAAATTTAGCTTTTAATATTGCTAGAAATGGATATTCTGTATCAGTTTTTAATAGATCTCATAATGAAACAATGAAATTTTTGTTTAAAAACTCTATTGATTTGTTATTTCCGTTTTCTGATTTAGAAAAGTTTATTAATTCTTTAAATAAACCACGTTGTATTTTATTAATGATTCAATCAGGTTCCCCGGTTGATAAAATAATTAATATTCTTTTATCTTATTTAGATTCTGGCGATTTAATTATTGATGGAGGAAATTCTTTTTATAAAGATACAATTAAACGGTTTAATTTTTTACAAAAAAAATCTATTCAATTTCTTGGAGTTGGAATATCAGGAGGAGAACTCGGTGCATTACAAGGACCTTCTATTATGCCTGGAGGTAATATAGAATCTTATAAATTAATTGCTCCGATTTTTAAAAAGATTTCAGCTAAATATGACCAGGAAGATTGTGTAAAATATATTGGTCCGAATGGATCTGGGCATTATGTAAAGATGGTTCATAATGGTATTGAGTATAGTGATATGCAATTAATTGCAGAAACTTATTCTTTACTAAAAAATTTAGTTGGAATGAATAATATTGATTTATCATATACTTTTAAAAAATGGAATGAAGGAGAGTTATGTAGTTATTTAATAGAAATTACTGGAAATATTTTATGTAAAAAAGATACGGATGGAAATTTTATTATTGATTCTATTTTAGATATGGCTTCAGGAAAAGGTACTGGTGCTTGGACAGCAAATAGTGCTTTAAAACTCCAAATTCCTTGTTCTATCGTAACAGAGTCTGTTTTTTCAAGATACTTATCTGTTTTAAAAGCTAATAGAATGATTGCTTCTACAATATTGTCAGGTCCTAAAGTATCTTTAAATAGTAATTTTAATAAAGAAATATTTATTGAAGATATTCGTAAAGCGTTATATTTAAGTAAAATTATTTCATATGCTCAAGGTTTTTTTTTAATGAAAAAAGCTTCTGAACATTATGTTTGGAATTTACAGTTTTCGGATATTGCTAAAATTTTTCGTTCTGGATGTATTATTCGAGCAAATTTTTTAAATGATATTGTGACAGCATTTTCAGAAAATAATAATTTAATTGATTTACTATTTACTCCAATTTTTCAAGATATTATTAATTTGTATCAACTTTCTTTACGTACCGTTGTTACTGAAGCTATAAATAATGGAATTTCTGTTCCTGTTTTTTCTAATATTTTGTCATACTACGACGCATATCGTACTGTTAATTCATCCGCTAATTTAATACAAGCTCAAAGAGATTATTTTGGATCTCATACTTATAATAGAATTGATCAATCAGGTTCTTTTCATACTAATTGGTTAGAATAA
- the metG gene encoding methionine--tRNA ligase, with amino-acid sequence MKNFTNTILVTCAFPYSNGDIHLGHLLEQIQADIWIRYHRMRGRSVIFICSDDTHGTAIMLKAKKMKISPKKLIECMQKKHKNNFLQFSIIHDHYSSTDSKINKNLCENIYHIIKKKKLIKEKNIDQLYDKKLNMFLSDRFIKGICPKCKSINQYGDNCDFCGANYNAIELLNPISELSGSSPDIRNSKHLFFKLSYFSQFLKKWINSGVIQKSVLNKINEWLSIGLRSWNISRDKPYFGFKIPGFSNKFFYVWLDAPIGYISCFKELCNIKKNINFNEFWSINSKNKLYHFIGKDIIYFHSLFWPSILEAINYRKPTKIFTHGYVTFKGLKLSKSKGLVISANKWLSYFDSDSLRYYFASKLSHTIEDIDINLYDYAYKINSDIVNNIINLAARNSSFLKKYFFNTLSNDIKELNLYQKFTNMTVYIQDLFEKRKFSLIIQKIRYLSNLANKYIDEEKPWLLIKNIDNRNKVHDICSLGINLFRILMIFLKPIMPKLVYKSELFLNTLFSWDKIHEPLLNHKINDFSCLYTRIEISLIDRFLK; translated from the coding sequence ATGAAAAATTTTACTAATACTATTTTAGTAACATGTGCTTTTCCATATTCTAATGGTGATATACATTTAGGACACTTATTAGAACAAATTCAAGCAGATATTTGGATTCGATATCATCGAATGAGGGGTCGTTCTGTTATTTTTATTTGTTCAGATGACACACATGGAACTGCTATTATGTTAAAAGCAAAAAAAATGAAAATTAGTCCAAAAAAATTAATTGAATGTATGCAAAAAAAACATAAAAATAATTTTTTACAATTTTCTATTATTCATGATCATTATTCATCTACAGATAGTAAAATTAATAAAAATTTATGTGAAAATATATATCATATAATAAAAAAAAAAAAATTAATTAAAGAAAAAAATATAGATCAGTTATATGATAAAAAATTGAATATGTTTTTATCAGATAGATTTATAAAAGGTATTTGTCCAAAATGTAAATCTATTAATCAGTATGGTGATAATTGTGATTTTTGTGGGGCAAATTATAATGCTATAGAATTATTGAATCCTATTTCAGAATTATCAGGTTCATCCCCTGATATTAGGAATTCTAAACATTTATTTTTTAAATTATCTTATTTTTCACAATTTTTAAAAAAATGGATTAATTCTGGAGTTATTCAAAAATCTGTGTTAAATAAAATAAATGAATGGTTATCTATAGGTTTGCGTTCTTGGAATATATCTAGAGATAAACCATATTTTGGTTTTAAGATTCCAGGTTTTTCCAATAAGTTTTTTTATGTTTGGTTAGATGCTCCTATTGGTTATATTAGTTGTTTTAAAGAATTATGTAATATTAAAAAAAATATTAATTTTAATGAATTTTGGTCTATAAATTCAAAAAATAAATTATATCATTTCATTGGTAAAGATATTATTTATTTTCATAGTTTATTTTGGCCTTCTATATTAGAAGCAATTAATTATAGAAAACCTACTAAAATATTTACTCATGGTTATGTTACTTTTAAAGGATTAAAATTATCTAAATCAAAAGGATTAGTAATTTCAGCAAATAAATGGTTATCTTATTTTGATTCTGATTCTTTAAGATATTATTTTGCTTCAAAATTATCACATACTATTGAAGATATAGATATAAATTTATATGATTACGCATATAAGATTAATTCAGATATTGTAAATAATATAATTAATTTGGCTGCAAGAAATAGTTCTTTTTTAAAAAAATATTTTTTTAATACATTATCAAATGATATTAAAGAATTAAATTTATATCAAAAGTTTACTAATATGACTGTATATATTCAAGATTTATTTGAAAAAAGAAAATTTTCATTAATAATACAGAAAATTAGATATTTATCTAATCTTGCGAATAAGTATATTGATGAAGAAAAACCTTGGTTATTAATAAAAAATATAGATAATCGAAATAAAGTTCATGATATTTGTTCTTTAGGAATAAATTTATTTCGAATATTAATGATTTTTTTAAAGCCTATTATGCCAAAATTAGTATATAAATCTGAATTATTTTTAAATACCTTGTTTTCTTGGGATAAAATTCATGAACCATTATTAAATCATAAAATTAATGATTTTTCATGTTTATATACACGAATTGAAATTAGTCTTATTGATAGATTTTTAAAATAA
- the tilS gene encoding tRNA lysidine(34) synthetase TilS, which translates to MFIKKLFLKYPKQKKFLLALSGGVDSIVLLHQLLIYKKKINIKIRVIHINHNLYSHSITAQKYCEYICKKYNIEIIIDNIHIPKKNKYGIEGYARLKRLKIFEKHLLPTEILLQAHNLNDQCENLFLKLKRKSGINGLSGIKFSSKYNNIQIVRPLISIQKKKIISWAKKNKIKWIEDESNKLIQYDRNFLRNKILLKMYKRWPEFLKNCTKSIKILERDQKALNYFVKIFLKKNTFLDGSLSLINFSNLKLEAKYSVLKEWLKNKCNSIPTYKVLNRIYKEIILNKNYHNKKIIFHNGEIRKFKEKIYYIIPNDNIKNIIIYWNNIFIPLKLPENLGFLISKKFFFQEKKNYKIPFPSKNTLINIRFYIKKEYIHNNIKKKKNIKKIFQKNNIPPWIRNTIPLLFYNEKLITGIGIFNKNYIKKTDNEYIKILWINLIN; encoded by the coding sequence ATGTTTATAAAAAAATTATTTTTAAAATATCCCAAACAAAAAAAATTTTTATTAGCTTTAAGTGGAGGTGTTGATTCCATTGTATTATTACACCAATTACTTATCTATAAAAAAAAAATTAATATAAAAATTCGAGTAATACATATAAATCATAACTTATATTCACACTCTATAACTGCACAAAAATATTGTGAGTATATTTGTAAAAAATACAATATAGAAATTATTATTGATAATATACATATTCCAAAAAAAAATAAATATGGAATAGAAGGTTATGCTCGATTAAAAAGACTTAAAATTTTTGAAAAACATTTACTTCCAACAGAAATATTATTACAAGCGCACAATCTTAACGATCAATGTGAAAATTTATTTTTAAAATTAAAAAGAAAAAGCGGAATTAATGGATTATCAGGAATAAAATTTAGTTCAAAATATAATAATATTCAGATAGTACGTCCATTAATATCTATACAAAAAAAAAAAATTATATCTTGGGCTAAAAAAAACAAAATAAAATGGATAGAAGATGAATCTAATAAATTAATTCAATATGATAGAAATTTCTTGAGAAATAAAATTTTATTAAAAATGTACAAAAGATGGCCAGAATTTTTAAAAAATTGTACAAAAAGTATAAAAATACTTGAAAGAGATCAAAAAGCATTAAACTATTTTGTTAAAATTTTTTTAAAAAAAAATACATTTTTAGACGGATCATTATCATTAATAAATTTTTCTAATCTAAAATTAGAAGCAAAATATTCCGTATTAAAAGAATGGTTAAAAAATAAATGTAATAGTATTCCAACTTATAAAGTTTTAAATAGAATATATAAAGAAATTATTTTAAACAAGAATTATCATAATAAAAAAATAATTTTTCATAATGGAGAAATCAGAAAATTTAAAGAAAAAATATACTATATCATTCCAAATGATAATATTAAAAATATAATTATATATTGGAATAATATTTTTATACCTTTAAAATTACCAGAAAATTTAGGATTTTTAATATCTAAAAAATTTTTTTTTCAAGAAAAAAAAAATTACAAAATCCCATTCCCTTCAAAAAATACATTAATTAATATTCGTTTTTATATTAAAAAAGAATATATACACAATAATATAAAAAAAAAAAAAAATATAAAAAAAATATTTCAAAAAAACAACATACCACCATGGATAAGAAACACAATACCATTATTATTTTATAATGAAAAATTAATAACTGGTATTGGTATATTCAATAAAAATTATATTAAAAAAACAGATAATGAATATATAAAAATTTTATGGATAAATTTAATAAATTAA
- the tyrS gene encoding tyrosine--tRNA ligase, with translation MVNKISIMDFLEKKNFFSQIFNKLDLYKYVQNNRIFLYCGFDPTNSSLHIGHLLPILCLKYFQNFGHTPIILIGGATSIVGDPSFKDKERKKNSLDFLRYNQICLEKQLLFFFDDNKYLTNKALILNNYSWFQDISILSFLRKIGIHFSINYMIHKKSVKKRLIKEKTGMSFTEFSYSLMQAYDFSFLYKRYGVKLQIGGSDQWGNILSGIHLIKKLYNDEVFGATNSLLTDTNGKKFGKTEESTTIWLDPKLTSPYKFYQFWINISDQDINNFITLFTTIDINMIDIKFCDTNYKTNIINKKIFLAEFLTQFVHGQNSLTSVKRIINFLFKGGSVNNIKEEDFIQLLQDGIPSITCKNFLDLPHLLVQSSLSASLTQARNMIVSGAIYINGVVQNQKNYFFSSLDLLHNKYTLLRKGKKNYILVFWKI, from the coding sequence ATGGTTAATAAAATTAGTATTATGGATTTTTTAGAAAAAAAAAATTTTTTTTCTCAAATTTTTAATAAATTAGATTTATATAAATATGTACAAAATAATAGAATTTTTTTGTACTGTGGTTTTGATCCTACGAATAGTAGTTTACATATTGGTCATTTATTGCCGATTTTATGTTTAAAATATTTTCAAAATTTTGGTCATACTCCAATTATTTTAATTGGTGGAGCAACAAGTATAGTTGGAGATCCTAGTTTTAAGGATAAAGAAAGGAAAAAGAATTCATTAGATTTTTTAAGATATAATCAAATTTGTTTAGAAAAACAATTATTATTTTTTTTTGATGACAATAAGTATCTTACTAATAAAGCATTAATATTAAATAATTATTCTTGGTTTCAAGATATTTCGATATTATCCTTTTTAAGAAAAATTGGAATACATTTTTCTATAAATTATATGATTCATAAAAAATCAGTTAAAAAAAGATTAATAAAAGAAAAAACAGGTATGTCGTTCACAGAATTTTCATATAGCTTAATGCAAGCATATGATTTTTCTTTTTTATATAAACGATATGGAGTTAAATTACAGATTGGAGGATCCGATCAATGGGGTAATATTTTATCTGGTATACATTTAATTAAGAAATTATATAATGACGAAGTATTCGGTGCTACTAATTCATTATTAACAGATACAAACGGAAAAAAATTTGGTAAAACTGAAGAAAGTACTACTATATGGTTAGACCCTAAATTAACCAGTCCTTATAAATTTTATCAATTTTGGATTAATATTTCAGATCAAGATATTAATAATTTTATTACATTATTTACTACTATTGATATAAATATGATAGATATTAAATTTTGTGATACTAATTATAAAACAAATATTATAAATAAAAAAATCTTTCTAGCAGAATTCCTAACTCAATTTGTACACGGTCAAAATTCTTTAACTTCTGTTAAACGAATTATAAATTTTTTATTTAAGGGTGGATCTGTTAATAATATTAAAGAAGAAGATTTTATTCAATTACTTCAAGATGGAATTCCATCAATTACTTGTAAAAATTTTTTAGATTTACCACATTTATTAGTACAGTCATCATTATCTGCTTCTTTGACTCAAGCTAGAAATATGATAGTTTCTGGAGCTATATATATAAATGGTGTAGTACAAAATCAAAAAAATTATTTTTTTTCTTCATTAGATTTGCTGCATAATAAATATACATTGTTACGTAAAGGAAAAAAAAATTATATTCTTGTTTTTTGGAAAATTTAA
- a CDS encoding HesB/IscA family protein, with amino-acid sequence MKKSTKKVPIKITKEAIKQILFLLNQAKKSKGIKIKIKKSGCAGFKYILKLVYNIYNSDNIFIIKNIKFIIPKNIISKLETTIIDFSKTGLNYSFTFKNKNHISTCGCGESFNI; translated from the coding sequence ATGAAAAAAAGCACAAAAAAAGTACCAATTAAAATAACTAAAGAAGCAATAAAACAAATTTTATTTTTATTAAATCAAGCAAAAAAAAGTAAAGGAATCAAAATAAAAATAAAAAAATCTGGATGCGCTGGATTTAAATATATATTAAAATTAGTATATAATATTTACAATTCTGATAATATTTTTATAATAAAAAATATCAAATTTATTATTCCAAAAAATATAATATCAAAATTAGAAACAACTATTATAGATTTTTCTAAAACAGGATTAAATTATTCATTTACATTTAAAAATAAAAATCATATTTCTACTTGCGGTTGTGGAGAAAGTTTCAATATATAA
- a CDS encoding 3-deoxy-7-phosphoheptulonate synthase: MKKIDESVSFKKNSLLITPKILFDRYKITTAVYNLIQLTRDNIQKILSGQDKRLLVIIGPCSIHDPIAAIEYAKRIKTLRNKYSSYLEIVMRTYFEKPRTVLGWTGLISDPYLDGSFNVNDGLAIARKLLLKINKLGVPTATEFLDSTVSQFIFDLISWGAIGARTTESQVHRELASYLPCPIGFKNGTDGNISIAIDAIRSAKASHLFLSPDKYGRTVIHHTKGNHYAHIIMRGGKLPNYHKSDIDFAVQQLKIFDLPDNLIVDFSHANSLKNHKRQLNVAKSIANQIYNKSTSISGVMIESFLKEGSQKVCNIKKLVFGQSITDPCLGWEESVSILEQLSESIKIRF; encoded by the coding sequence ATGAAAAAAATTGATGAATCAGTTAGTTTTAAAAAAAATAGTTTATTAATAACCCCAAAAATTTTATTTGATCGTTATAAAATAACTACTGCAGTATATAATTTAATTCAATTGACACGTGATAATATACAGAAAATCTTATCAGGTCAAGATAAAAGATTACTAGTTATTATAGGTCCGTGTTCTATACATGATCCTATAGCAGCAATAGAATATGCTAAAAGAATAAAGACATTGCGTAATAAATATTCTTCTTATTTAGAAATTGTTATGAGAACATATTTTGAAAAACCTCGCACAGTACTAGGTTGGACAGGTTTAATATCTGATCCATATTTAGATGGTAGTTTTAATGTAAATGATGGATTAGCAATAGCAAGAAAATTATTATTAAAAATTAATAAACTAGGCGTTCCAACAGCGACAGAATTTTTAGATTCTACAGTAAGTCAATTTATTTTTGATTTAATTAGTTGGGGGGCAATCGGAGCTCGTACTACTGAAAGTCAAGTACATAGAGAACTTGCTTCTTATTTACCATGTCCTATAGGTTTTAAAAATGGAACTGATGGTAATATTTCAATTGCAATTGATGCAATTCGTTCTGCAAAAGCAAGTCATTTATTTTTATCTCCAGATAAATACGGAAGAACTGTAATTCACCACACAAAAGGAAATCATTATGCACATATTATAATGCGTGGTGGAAAATTACCTAATTATCATAAATCAGATATTGATTTTGCGGTTCAGCAATTAAAAATATTTGATTTACCTGATAATTTAATAGTTGATTTTAGTCATGCTAATTCGCTAAAAAACCATAAAAGACAGTTGAATGTTGCTAAATCAATTGCGAATCAAATTTATAACAAATCTACTTCTATTTCTGGGGTTATGATTGAAAGTTTCTTAAAAGAAGGTTCACAAAAAGTATGTAATATAAAAAAATTAGTATTTGGTCAATCTATTACTGATCCTTGTTTAGGTTGGGAAGAAAGTGTTTCTATATTAGAACAATTATCTGAATCTATTAAAATTCGTTTTTAA
- the thrS gene encoding threonine--tRNA ligase: MQVVTTCNGIKKIYKSPVTLKKIFKDIYPKHLLHFIAGFIDNKLVDLNTLVYRDSSIIMIDENNKMFLQMVKRSCMQLLNRILKSMWPNVKIAGGCITESGFYCDIDMLYILTKQDLNSISINMLEKVSNSYEIYTKTVFKKDFLELLKKKNEIYQISIINKQSVNESNINICYHEDYCEFSKQPQVFNIKFCKYFLLKDISGAYWNNKKENKMLQRIHVIVQVSKRRLIDFISKEKELEKRDHRKIAKFLNLYHIQKESPGMIFWHENGYIIFKQLEDFIRNKLLKNNYIEVKSPVILDKTLWKKSGHWKYYNSSIFVTKSENREYCIKPMNCPAHVQIFKYGLKSYKDLPIRMSEFGSCHRKESSGSLHGLMRVRGFTQDDAHIFCTKEQIKLELNNCINLLFDLYNTFGFKKITIKFSTRPEERIGSDDLWDQAENDLESVLKDYGLPFQYQLGEGAFYGPKIEIALEDSLQRIWQCGTIQLDFYLSKKLNAFYIDRNNFKKHPIIIHRAFLGSIERFIGILIEEYNGNLPIWLCPIQVVIISISTIHVSYVEKIMKLLLSYKIRIISDITSNSISFKIRNYINKKIPYILICGDREIKNNDITIRNRFSNKPYQQNINIFIKNIINNIKNYSINDINMEG, translated from the coding sequence ATGCAGGTTGTTACAACATGCAATGGAATTAAAAAGATATATAAAAGTCCTGTTACTTTAAAAAAAATTTTTAAAGATATATATCCAAAACATTTATTACATTTTATTGCTGGATTTATAGATAATAAATTAGTTGATTTAAATACATTAGTATATCGTGATTCATCAATTATAATGATTGATGAAAACAATAAAATGTTTTTACAAATGGTAAAACGTTCTTGTATGCAATTGTTAAATCGTATATTAAAATCTATGTGGCCAAATGTAAAAATAGCAGGTGGATGTATAACTGAATCTGGTTTTTATTGTGATATAGATATGTTATATATTTTAACAAAACAAGATTTAAATAGTATTTCTATAAATATGTTAGAAAAAGTTTCTAATTCATATGAAATATATACAAAAACTGTTTTTAAAAAAGATTTTTTAGAATTATTAAAAAAAAAAAATGAGATTTATCAAATCAGCATTATTAATAAACAATCAGTTAATGAAAGTAATATTAATATTTGCTATCATGAAGATTATTGTGAATTTTCTAAACAACCTCAAGTATTTAATATTAAGTTTTGTAAATATTTTTTATTAAAAGATATTTCAGGAGCATATTGGAATAATAAAAAAGAAAATAAAATGTTACAAAGGATTCATGTTATTGTCCAAGTTTCAAAAAGAAGATTAATAGATTTTATTTCGAAAGAAAAAGAATTAGAAAAACGTGATCATCGTAAAATTGCAAAGTTTTTGAATTTATATCATATTCAAAAAGAGTCTCCTGGTATGATATTTTGGCATGAAAATGGATATATTATTTTCAAACAATTAGAAGATTTTATTCGTAATAAGTTACTTAAAAATAATTATATAGAAGTAAAGAGTCCTGTTATTTTAGATAAAACACTTTGGAAAAAAAGTGGTCATTGGAAATATTATAATTCATCTATTTTTGTTACAAAATCTGAAAATAGAGAATATTGTATAAAACCTATGAATTGTCCAGCTCATGTTCAAATTTTTAAATATGGTTTAAAATCTTATAAAGATTTACCAATACGTATGTCTGAGTTTGGTAGTTGTCATAGAAAAGAATCTTCAGGTTCTTTACATGGATTAATGCGTGTGCGTGGTTTTACTCAAGATGATGCGCATATTTTTTGTACGAAAGAACAAATTAAATTAGAATTAAATAATTGTATTAATTTATTATTTGATTTGTATAACACATTTGGTTTTAAAAAAATTACTATAAAGTTTTCAACTCGTCCAGAAGAAAGAATTGGAAGTGATGATCTTTGGGATCAAGCAGAAAATGATTTAGAATCTGTTTTAAAAGATTACGGATTGCCTTTTCAATATCAATTAGGCGAAGGAGCATTTTATGGTCCTAAAATTGAAATTGCATTAGAGGATTCTTTACAGAGAATATGGCAATGTGGAACGATTCAATTAGATTTTTATTTATCTAAAAAATTAAATGCTTTCTATATTGATAGAAATAATTTTAAAAAACATCCTATTATTATTCATAGAGCTTTTTTAGGTTCTATAGAAAGATTTATAGGTATTTTAATTGAAGAATATAATGGAAATTTACCTATATGGTTGTGTCCAATTCAAGTAGTTATAATAAGTATTTCTACTATACATGTTTCTTATGTAGAAAAAATAATGAAATTATTGTTGTCTTATAAAATAAGAATTATTTCAGATATTACTTCTAATAGCATTAGTTTTAAAATTCGTAATTATATTAATAAAAAAATACCATATATTTTAATATGTGGAGATAGAGAAATAAAAAATAATGATATAACAATAAGAAATCGGTTTTCTAATAAACCATATCAACAAAATATTAATATTTTTATTAAAAATATTATTAATAATATTAAAAATTATAGTATAAATGATATCAATATGGAGGGCTAG
- the infC gene encoding translation initiation factor IF-3, whose protein sequence is MKVGKKNQLSRPHRINKEIISSKVRLMGLDGEQLGVTSFYKALEQAKIHGFDLVEISPNSVPPVCRIMNYGKFLYEKSKALKKQKKRQKIAQMKEVKFRPSTDKGDYEVKLRSLIRFLKDSHKVKITLRFRGREMAHQSIGVNMLNRLKNDLSILANVESFPRRIEGRQMVMILSPKK, encoded by the coding sequence ATAAAAGTCGGAAAAAAAAATCAATTATCCCGTCCCCATCGTATTAATAAAGAAATTATTTCTTCTAAAGTAAGATTAATGGGTTTAGACGGTGAACAGTTAGGAGTTACTAGTTTTTATAAAGCATTAGAACAAGCTAAAATACATGGATTTGATTTAGTTGAAATTAGTCCTAATTCTGTACCCCCGGTATGTCGTATTATGAATTATGGTAAATTTTTGTATGAAAAAAGTAAAGCTCTTAAAAAGCAAAAAAAGAGACAAAAAATAGCTCAAATGAAAGAAGTAAAATTCAGACCAAGTACAGATAAAGGAGATTATGAAGTTAAATTGAGAAGTTTGATACGATTTTTAAAAGATAGTCATAAGGTAAAAATTACTCTTAGATTTAGAGGTCGGGAAATGGCCCATCAAAGTATTGGAGTAAACATGTTAAATCGATTAAAAAATGATTTATCTATTTTGGCAAATGTTGAATCATTTCCAAGAAGAATCGAAGGTAGGCAAATGGTAATGATTTTATCTCCGAAGAAATAA
- the rpmI gene encoding 50S ribosomal protein L35: MPKIKTLRSAAKRFKKTASGQFKRKQANLRHILTKKNTNYKRNLRKKVIVSSSDRSKISFFLPYI; this comes from the coding sequence ATGCCTAAAATTAAAACTTTACGCAGTGCTGCAAAAAGATTTAAAAAAACTGCTTCTGGTCAATTTAAGCGAAAACAAGCAAATTTGCGTCATATTTTAACTAAAAAAAATACCAATTATAAACGTAATCTTCGTAAAAAAGTTATTGTTTCATCATCCGATCGAAGTAAAATTTCTTTTTTTCTTCCTTATATTTAA